A stretch of DNA from Balaenoptera acutorostrata unplaced genomic scaffold, mBalAcu1.1 scaffold_1321, whole genome shotgun sequence:
TCAGTCCACTGTCACGAGGTGGCACCATCGTACCTCCATTGTCAAACTTCTCTACAAAGACGTTCAttcaaagagcaaaaaaaaatacCATCCTCTTCCTCAAAACCCAGCCCATGAACCTATGTACAGAATGATTCTAATTTTGCCTGAAAAACCTGTTAGGTGTAAAAGAAGAGTGTAAAAACATATACTCCGGGTCTTGAATACGAAGATGAAATACCAGGTGGCAGTAGCGTGTTGGCAATGGTCGGCTGTTGAAGGGCTTTGCAGGACTGGTGGGAGGTGGAAGAGAGAATGGGGCTCCAGAGCGGGGTCTTGGCGGCTGTGTCCAGTGTCATGGACAGGGTATGACAGACAAGGAGTGGGAAAAGTTCTGGACAGACTCTACGGGGTGGGTGGGGTTGGAGGGTGAATACCCTACTCTCTGGGAgggaccccccacccccctgcagtGTGGACACTTCAACCTACACTTAGGAGGGAAGGAGATACCTCAATGAACTCGATGTTCTTTTCGGGTCAACAGCAGATGGGACTGCTCTAGTAATACATATAAGTTTCACAAACATAATTAGTGTCTTAGTAAACAAAGCATTCCAAGATCTTCTTATTCTTGGCGTCATGTGctcattttctttgtaaaagaaaaatggaggtggaaGCCACCTGCTGGCCAGATCCAGGATTGCAGCTCTGAGGCTCCGACCAGGGAGCCTGGCAAAGGAGAGTGAGGACGAAGTTTGGGCTCTGGGTTAATGGTTTTAGCCAGTGTTTTCCGGAATTTTTCACTTACTGGTGGCAATTTCTCTGTATCTACCATTTTTCTGGCATATCTAAATCTGAGATAGGAATCAAGCTCTGGTCTGATGTGAAGATAAAGATTGTGGAGTGTACAAGCCATAGGacatacagaaacacacacacacacacacacacacacacacataaacacactgtcagttcaattttaaaatctactttgttCTTCTATAAAATTGAATATAATGAATGTTTATAACGTGAAGAATGTATGTGCAAACATATGTGCACTATCATCTTCATCGTCAAGAGGGATTTTTGGGTGAGTACCCATGGGGCCACAATATCAGGGGAGTGTAAGAGGCTCACTTCTCAAGCCTTGGAAGCCCATTTTCTCAAAGGGAGGCTGCTCTGTGTCCTCTCCTTAGGGCAAGGGTAACTTCATTTGAATCCTGCCACTTATCTGGAGAGGTGCTGTCGGTTCTATGAGCCTGAGCTTTGTTGTCTATGAAATGGGACTCAGGATCCTTTTGTCACACAGCCATCCcaaggagaaaatgagaaaacctgCCCAAAGTATATGGCATATTGTGGGACTTCGAGGGCTCTTTAAAAGTCAAGACTCAGTAGCAGGGGCTGACTGAGCCTTAGGGCTAAGGCAGGCACTGTGGAAAGGTgttcttcattctttctcctaATGAGAATATAGATACCTTTATGAAGGAAGCAAATCTCTCTCTGGTATGCCTTGAGTTCAAAGTTTTAAAGACAGAAGGATCTCTAGTTTCTTGGGAGACTCAGAAGCTCCTAAGAGCTGCCCAACATCATGCCTCTGAGCAGACCCTAATCCAGTTCCCCACGCTGGGAAGACAGACTTGCCTTTGACTCACCTGGTGAGCTCAGTGAGAGGTGGCACCAGGGCAGCGAGTTGCAGTGTTTGTCTAACCGCTGCTCCTGGACTGCTCCGCATGTTAATACGTTTATAGGAAAATTCTAGACCTGTCTCCCATTCAACTGTGCAGGGGTCCTCAGATCATGTCACACAAGGATTTCAGCCATGTGCTGCCTCCCTGAGAGGCAAAAACCCACAAATTACTACCATTTCTTTGACACACAATTATCCATTCTTCCTATCACTCATAGCTAAATAGATATTGAGCTCAAAAACCCATACTGTTCATTGGAGGCATCCCATTAACTCTAAAGTGGAAATAAGAGGGAAATATGGGGAAATTCTTTCAAAGGTTAAATCTGAGATGACATGACTCCTGcaatattaactttttttataCTTTCAAGGAActgaagatgtaaaaaaaaaaatccctctttgGACCCCTTTTCCCCATTCAGTCACaggccttctctctctgtgtgtctgtctctgtttctctctctctctttctctctctctgtgtctgtctctgtttctctctccttttctcccccgTCCTTCAAAATCAAAGTTCcagaaagcattttctgcattcCCGGTTAACATTCTTCACTTCTCACTAACCTCTTATCTCACTGCACTATTGAATCTTGCAATGAACGTGCTCTCACCAAGGTCACTAGGTCCAGCTATTTGTATAAATATGTTAATACATGAAAATTGCCTTAATGACCTCCTAAATTATACATGCTATGCAGACTGCTTCTGTTACTTAACAACAAAGCTTTGACAGTTTCCCAGGCTCTGGAGTGTGAGGTACAAACCCAAGCTTTCCTGTTCTCTAACTGTGTAGTCCTAGGCCAAGttctctctgtccctcagtttttcatctacaaaatggggttGAGCAACAGTACATACCTCATAGGGGTGCCTGGCGCATTAAATGAATCAATACAGTAAAAACCATTAGGAGTTAAAAACTTTAGCCATATTTATTTTTCGTATAtacctttattatcattactatccccacaggcacacacaaaaaaataggaTACAGAGTGGTGTTTATTCACAATCAATGACATTTGGGGTATATGGTTAGTGAGTGTGTTtgcttcctagggctgctgttaCTAATTAACAGGAACTTCGTGGCTTAGAACAAGAGAAATGCATTATCCCATAGTTTTAGAgaccagaaatctgaaatcaaggtgtcggcagggtcaAGCTTCCAGAGGAGAAttcatcctttcttcttccagcttctgctgGCTCCGTTTTGTTCAGGAAATGTGTGCTTGGAaagttttttaagaattaaaaattggTTCAATTACTTCTCATTTTATATGCACTACGAAAATTGCTAAATTAAGAGTggcctggggggcttccctggtggcgcagtggttgagagtccgcctgccaatgcaggggacacgggttcgagccctggtctgggaagatcccacatgccgcagagcaactaggcccgtgagacacagctgctgggcctgcgcgtctgcagcctgtgctccgcaacgggagaggccgcgacagtgagagggccgcgcaccgcgatgaagagtggcccccgctcgccgcaactggagaaagccctcgcacggaaacgaagacccaacacagccaaataaataaataaataaataaaatttataaaatatttattaatttatttaaaataacaatgataaaaCCATTATATTCAACCCATAAAATtaacagaaataacatttttatgaaaataattatatttctaaaatgaaaatagtaagaAGAGTAGCATTGTTTTATACTTTgggcaaatctctttaatgtctggcgtAATAGAAGATAGTGGAATTCTCATACCTGCTTCTACAGTCAGACTATTGTTATATGTTGCTTTGGTTGAGTCATATAAGAAAATCTAGCCTCACACAAATGTGTAGTTGGAAAAGGGAAAAGTATTTTAACAGCCTTGTTAGATAATTGTGGATTTTCTTCTTCGCTGCTACATGAGAACTCAGCAagaacttccttccaaagagttcACTATggaaagagggggaaaagagtaactttacagtggggacaaacactacctcagacaagtgtgatcaaggttaacatcaacagTGTTAAGTCATATTGATCATATGTGCCCTTGATATGATCTGATGAAAATAGCACTtgacctctgtggtcttcctcccaaagCCCACAGTTCCAGtcaaatcatgagaaaaacatcagacaaatcccatttgagggacagtctacaaaataactgaccagtattcctcaaaactgtcagggtcatcaaaaagaaggaaagtctgagaaattgtcacagctAAGAGGAATCTAAGGAGGCATGATGACTAAAggtaatgtggtgtcctggatgggatctcTCTCACATGGCTCTTCAGATGTGCAGTCGGCAACGGCTCCACAGGCTTTATGCAGCCGCAGCTCTCTGCCTTGCACTTTTAGAGTCCTTGGTCTAGTTAAATCGCTTTGTTTCTGAGCCAGCTCACCAAACAACTTATCCATGACAGCCTCCACATCAGCTTCACTTGTGAGATAGTAGAGTTCTCCTGCAGCAGGAAGTTCCTTTTTCCGATCATCTATCCCAGAATCTAGCCGGAGCATATTACAGTATTCCAGAAAGAAATACAGCATTGCCCACATACATGCATCCCACTCTCTCATTGCCTCAGAGACCTTCAGGACAGCTACGAATGGTACAAAGTTAGCTCTTTGGAGTCCATTTTTATAGAGATCATCTGGTGGCCAGTTGGATGTTGCCACAACGACGACCCCATTTTTGAACAGGTTTTCAAAAAGCTGTTTCAGAATCATGGCATCAGCAGTGTCCGTGACGTGAAATTCATCAAAACATAAGAGACATGCTTCTTCACTGATTTCTTCAGCTATAGGAGCTATTGGATGGTATGATTTAGCCATGAGTCCTGGTTTCCTTTTTGGCAAACTCTGTTTAAGGCGGTGTATTCTTTTGTGAACATCTAGCATGAAACCATGAAAATGAACccgttttttcctcttcatttccacATAAGCATAAAACATGTCCATCACCATTGTTTTCCCTGTACCTTAGAAAACAAGGCCTTCTGCCTCTATACTGTATCCTTGAAGGTCCTCATGTAATTCCTGCAAACACTGTATGACTCTTCTTTGATGTTCATCGTCCTTTAGCTCACGAGCTTTGATCAGAAAGTCAGAGAGGTCCAGTGGTCCATGGCAAACAGCTAAAGCTGTTGAATAAACCTCTGTAGCAGCAGTTGGAGACGTACTCTCGGGGGTCTGATCGGGGGTCTGAACTGTATAGGCTTTACAAAAGGGGTTTCCAGGGGCGGTGACCGAAGGGGCGAGAGCAGCAGCCCAAGCCCTGCACCCAACACATCTTCCTCTCAGCCGGCTCGGCGCTAAGCGCCTAGAAGGACTTTTCTTCAGATGGTGGGCTTtgaggtattattattttatttccatttgtatgtTATCTATTTTTAACTGTAATAAATTCCTATTGCCCTTGCaattatacaaaatattaaaaaggctGGAGAAACATAAACATTTTCTGCTCCAAGCACAGGAGAGTTATCCACTTTAGTAGGGGAACATCCCTGAGGCACAGGAAGGGAGACAGAATGTTGGAGGAGCCCCTTCCACAATATAACAGGACACAGGTCTCCAAATTCCAAACCACACTGATTAAGATCTGTTGTTTAAACTTTTGCCCAGCTAACTGAGAAAAAACCATGGGACGTTAGTTTTATTTTGCTGTGCCCTGATGAACAGTAAGGTTGAGGGTCTTATCAGATAAGAAGCACTAGTGTACACTAGTTAGATGTGGGGCTCAGCTGCCACCCAGAAGTCATATCTTAATCTTGTGACTGGCTAGCACTGCCATCACTGTGCCTCAGTCCCCTGATGGTTAGTCGGGCAACAGGAGCTCCTCCTCATAGGTtgtgatgaggattaaatgagcaagTACAGGTTTAGCACTTACCACAGTGTGGGGAACTGAGGGAGTCAGCAGTTATAATTAACAGTTCTTATGATTATCATACCTAAATTGACCATTAGTGTTTAAggccattttattattatgtggGCTTATACTGATTGGCGTGAATTGACCTCCATAATATGGTGTTTGTAGAAAAAAAGCAGTGTACAAAACCGTATGTAGGGTATCATCTCATTGCTCATCTTAAAAATGCAGGTTATATTTGCATAACAAAATTTCTGAAAACAGATACAcactcacctcttttttttttttgtatttagtaTCAATGCTTTATTCCTTGGAAAATAGAGTGGAAATTTCAAATAACACATTATACAGATTATATTAATACTACATACTGCAGATCaaatacatttccttttcttaatatTAGATATTATTTAATGACAAGTGTCCCTTAGAAGTTATTTAATATAAGTAGTAAAAATCTGGAATTTCTgacagattaaaataaaaatgatctaaAACAGGGTGCCTGGTAAATGCACAATGTTTAAATTGGAGGGGGGCAAATTGCCCATGATTGACTGATTGACTGATTGGTTGATTTTGTTTAGTAGACTAATACTTGCACTCTTTTAATCTCACTGTGTATACGGATGCATCTAAATAATATACGGTGCTAGATGGAGCCATCTCTGTACATTTTTGCGGCTGGGGGTGTTCAAGTAAAAGGCTTTTAATTAAGGGTTTAGAATTGAAGagctctgtactttttttttttttccaatgcatcaacatttttattttccttccagtcTTCTTATATATGGatgcatgctttttttttaaacatctttattgaagtataattgctttacaatggacaCACTCACCTCTTCAGAGTACTTATCCATGAACAGTATACACCAAGGTTTTCTAatgatttttgctatttttatctCTTCTTGAGATCCCCAAAATAACATGGGGTTCTAGATAGTTTAAGAGAAAGGGACATTTGACTAAATGGGATCACAGACCATTATGGAACAATACTTAATTATCTATTTAACCGAAGTGacaataaaagaatttaaaagcaaatacagCAGGATACATAGTTGTGAGCAAAACTTAGCTATTTTAATACTGAGAAGACAGTTTTCTTATGTAGTTAAAGACATGATAAACACAACATgaagcacaggaaattattttggaaagagaaaaactatcCCCTTTCTAGGCAGATTATTTAAAAGGTGCAGAAAAACCTTTCCCAATCTCTTATCAAGAGCAGACCTACAGTCAAAGAAACCCTGTCTTCAtagcagatgaaagaaaattgttttattttaacataaatataCTATTGATATTAAAGCTTATCGTTTAAACATTTATGGAAGAGTGGCTCAAGATGGGGGGTTAGAAGGATGTGTGTGCACCCCTTCTTGCCAGagtaccagaatcacaactatCTTCTGAATAACCATTGACAGGAAGACGCTGGAACCCGCAAAataagataccccacatccaaagacaaaggagaagccacaatgagacggtaggaggggcacaatcatgataaaatcaaatcccataattgcTGGGTGGGCGACTCACAAGCTGGAGAACCATTATACGacagaagttctcccactggagtgaaggctctgagccacgtgtcaggcttcccaacctgggggctcagcaacaggaggaggaatccccagagaaccggactttgaaggccagcaggatgtgattgcaggacttccacaggactgggggaaacaagagaccccactcttggagggcacacacaaagtcttatgcgcaccaggacccaggggaaaggagcagtgaccccacaggagactgaaccaaacctacctgctagtgttggagggtcttctgcagagctgggggtggctttggctcaccatggggaca
This window harbors:
- the LOC130707022 gene encoding LOW QUALITY PROTEIN: AFG1-like ATPase (The sequence of the model RefSeq protein was modified relative to this genomic sequence to represent the inferred CDS: substituted 1 base at 1 genomic stop codon), with protein sequence MTMCLTPSRLRGRCVGCRAWAAALAPSVTAPGNPFCKAYTVQTPDQTPESTSPTAATEVYSTALAVCHGPLDLSDFLIKARELKDDEHQRRVIQCLQELHEDLQGYSIEAEGLVFXGTGKTMVMDMFYAYVEMKRKKRVHFHGFMLDVHKRIHRLKQSLPKRKPGLMAKSYHPIAPIAEEISEEACLLCFDEFHVTDTADAMILKQLFENLFKNGVVVVATSNWPPDDLYKNGLQRANFVPFVAVLKVSEAMREWDACMWAMLYFFLEYCNMLRLDSGIDDRKKELPAAGELYYLTSEADVEAVMDKLFGELAQKQSDLTRPRTLKVQGRELRLHKACGAVADCTSEEPCERDPIQDTTLPLVIMPP